In the genome of Phycisphaerae bacterium, one region contains:
- a CDS encoding AAA family ATPase — protein sequence MSLDADRLRLAKLMDGGCRFIFAPTHEEDEVLSLVRDYAVRNPVDLWVWTVVDGLRDGLVSDQPPIADTTSAAAALYYLRRSGKKGIAVMLDMLSYLRDERTLRVVRDLLPTLAKTESTLILIDHQDELPPVLAADAIRFEIALPNENQVESVVKETLQRHHRIKPILVDVKRSQYQAIIRNLRGLSRRRIARIIEETITDDRRFEAADLHTVLARKREAISAGGLLVFVETPVDMSEVAGMRRLKRWLKQRQSVMAVDDGLSGLAPPRGVLLLGVQGAGKSFCAKAIATAWQRPLLRVDVGALYDKYIGESERRLRDALHQAEAMAPIILWIDEIEKGFASAASRSTDGGLSQRMFGELLTWMQEHRAPVFVVATANDIEALPPELLRKGRFDEIFFVDLPDEETRRELWDIHLRKRRRDPAAYDVAGLVTASQGYSGAEIEQATIAAMYNAVDAKRELTNDDLLRALKESPPLSATLAERVAALRAWAVGRCVPADEA from the coding sequence ATGTCCCTGGATGCCGATCGATTGCGACTCGCCAAGCTGATGGACGGCGGCTGCCGGTTCATCTTCGCCCCCACGCACGAGGAGGATGAGGTTCTTTCCCTGGTCCGCGATTACGCCGTTCGCAACCCGGTCGACCTCTGGGTTTGGACGGTCGTGGACGGTCTTCGCGACGGTCTGGTTTCCGATCAGCCACCCATCGCCGACACAACGAGTGCGGCCGCCGCCCTGTACTACCTCCGGCGGAGTGGCAAGAAGGGGATTGCCGTGATGCTGGACATGCTGTCGTACCTGCGCGACGAGCGGACGCTCCGCGTGGTCCGCGACCTTCTGCCCACGCTGGCGAAGACCGAGAGCACGCTGATCCTGATCGATCATCAGGACGAACTGCCGCCGGTGCTGGCGGCGGACGCCATTCGATTCGAGATTGCCTTACCCAATGAGAATCAGGTTGAGTCGGTCGTCAAGGAAACCTTGCAGCGACACCATCGCATAAAGCCGATCCTCGTCGATGTGAAGCGGTCCCAATATCAGGCGATTATTCGCAACCTGCGTGGACTCTCACGGCGGCGCATTGCTCGAATCATCGAGGAGACAATCACCGACGACCGGCGGTTTGAGGCGGCGGACCTGCATACGGTCCTGGCCCGCAAGCGCGAGGCGATTTCGGCGGGCGGGTTGCTGGTGTTTGTCGAAACGCCGGTCGATATGAGCGAGGTCGCGGGGATGCGGCGGCTGAAGCGCTGGCTCAAGCAGCGGCAGAGCGTGATGGCGGTCGATGACGGTCTCTCCGGGCTCGCGCCGCCTCGTGGGGTGCTGCTCCTCGGCGTGCAAGGGGCGGGCAAGAGCTTTTGCGCGAAGGCGATCGCCACAGCGTGGCAGCGACCGCTCTTGCGGGTGGATGTCGGGGCGTTGTACGACAAGTACATCGGCGAATCGGAGCGGCGGCTGCGCGACGCGCTGCATCAGGCGGAGGCGATGGCGCCGATCATCCTCTGGATCGACGAGATCGAGAAGGGCTTCGCGTCGGCCGCGAGCCGCAGCACGGACGGCGGCCTGTCGCAGCGGATGTTCGGCGAGCTGCTCACGTGGATGCAGGAGCACCGCGCCCCGGTCTTCGTCGTGGCGACGGCCAACGACATCGAGGCCCTGCCACCCGAGCTCCTTCGCAAGGGACGATTCGACGAGATATTTTTCGTGGACCTGCCGGACGAGGAGACGCGTCGGGAACTGTGGGACATCCACCTGCGAAAGAGGCGGCGCGACCCGGCGGCATACGACGTCGCAGGATTGGTGACGGCCTCGCAGGGCTATAGCGGGGCGGAAATCGAGCAGGCGACAATCGCGGCGATGTACAACGCCGTGGATGCCAAGCGCGAACTGACGAATGACGACCTGTTGCGGGCTTTGAAGGAGTCACCGCCCCTGTCGGCGACGCTGGCGGAACGCGTAGCGGCGCTGCGTGCGTGGGCAGTGGGGCGGTGCGTTCCGGCGGACGAGGCGTAG
- a CDS encoding DNA topoisomerase, with protein MAKKSSTAAKKAKTAPDGGGRSLVIVESPAKAKTINKYLGNRYVVKACKGHVRDLPAHRYGIDPGRNFEPSYEILPSHQKTVNELRQLADDSDTVYLATDLDREGEAIAWHLATALELPPKKIQRVIFNEITKSAITEAFNHPHSIDMDKVNAQQARRILDRVVGYELSPLLWKKIAKGLSAGRVQSVAMRLIVEREKAIREFQPEEFWALNPVFTGDPAKASTLEKEWAALSEKSGGSDGASVEEKTNWLGQRGCFRAELVELPEGTTFRPTGQVEKKKDGKFTFQSAVDAATKAAELLGCRVKEAKREARKEYPQYHQETITLSGAIDHTRAPKFVIKGLETKRRTTKPYGPFTTAALQQAAANQIRFSTTKTMKTAQALYEGVDLKDGQGPVGLITYMRTDSTNLSADSIHAVRQYIETSYGPKYLPDNPNRYGSAAGAQEAHEAIRPTDVTRTPEWMRGHLNDDQLKLYTLIWKRFVACQMAPAEWDTTSVQITAPTAQGTAVMKASGRVLVFEGFYKVMGVPEGDPILPALKEGQTVAPLELTPAQKYTSPPPRFSEASLVKELEAQGIGRPSTYASIIDTIQSRGYVEQLDRRFHPTARGEIVTTKLIEHFPKVMDVQFTNFMEGELDKIEEAHLDWVHVLHEFYDPFKEALARAHEDMDAVRAEPSEYTCDQCGKPMVYRLGKNGRFLSCTGYPECMNTKNVDREGKMIEPVIGAEPCELCGKQMTMRMSKRGPFLGCTGYPDCTNTKPCDERGVALKKVKAEDVHQECPECKAPMGVKFARGRSFLGCSRYPECKATAPMPEGVYVEKPKPEQAGARCDKCGRAMVIRKSRRGPFLSCSGFPRCRNAMPMEKLEHLREREAAGEIPDAPVEVAGANGRAKSGKVRGKVKRLSKEEIAALGSPPSGFAWTLTGRPVVEKWPKDALKCFSCSGEMTLRNGRFGPFYSCAKCKAVANLRGDAKKKAEEVMPSEPKVKPIETDVKCPECNSKMLLRMGRTGRFLACSAYPKCKKTMEAPPGLLREVGAELAGV; from the coding sequence ATGGCGAAGAAGTCCAGTACTGCGGCGAAGAAGGCGAAGACCGCCCCGGATGGCGGCGGCCGTTCGCTCGTCATCGTCGAATCCCCGGCCAAGGCCAAGACCATCAATAAATATCTTGGCAACCGCTACGTGGTGAAGGCCTGTAAAGGACACGTCCGCGACCTCCCCGCCCATCGCTACGGCATCGACCCCGGTCGCAATTTCGAACCTTCGTATGAGATCCTCCCGAGCCACCAGAAAACCGTAAACGAGCTAAGGCAACTCGCTGACGATTCGGACACGGTTTATCTCGCGACCGACTTGGACCGCGAAGGGGAAGCAATCGCCTGGCACCTCGCGACGGCCCTGGAGCTGCCCCCGAAGAAGATCCAGCGTGTCATTTTCAACGAGATCACCAAGAGCGCCATCACCGAGGCATTCAACCACCCGCATTCGATCGACATGGACAAAGTGAACGCGCAGCAGGCGCGGCGCATCCTCGATCGCGTGGTGGGCTACGAATTATCCCCACTTCTGTGGAAGAAGATTGCCAAAGGCCTTTCCGCCGGTCGCGTGCAATCCGTGGCGATGCGCCTGATCGTCGAGCGCGAAAAGGCGATCCGCGAGTTTCAGCCGGAGGAATTTTGGGCGCTCAACCCGGTCTTCACCGGCGACCCTGCCAAGGCATCCACTCTCGAAAAGGAATGGGCCGCATTATCCGAGAAGTCCGGCGGTTCTGACGGGGCTTCCGTCGAAGAGAAGACAAACTGGCTCGGCCAGCGCGGCTGTTTTCGGGCCGAACTCGTGGAGTTGCCCGAGGGGACCACCTTTCGCCCGACGGGCCAGGTGGAGAAAAAGAAGGACGGGAAGTTCACATTCCAAAGCGCGGTGGATGCGGCGACGAAGGCCGCGGAGCTGCTGGGATGTCGCGTGAAAGAGGCCAAGCGCGAGGCTCGCAAGGAATACCCGCAATACCATCAGGAAACCATCACGCTATCGGGTGCAATCGATCACACTCGCGCGCCGAAGTTCGTCATCAAGGGCCTGGAGACAAAACGGCGCACGACAAAGCCCTACGGCCCCTTCACGACGGCCGCCCTGCAACAGGCCGCGGCGAATCAGATTCGCTTTTCGACCACGAAGACAATGAAGACGGCGCAGGCCCTCTATGAAGGCGTTGACCTCAAGGACGGCCAGGGCCCCGTCGGTCTCATCACCTACATGCGAACCGACTCGACAAATCTCTCCGCGGATTCGATTCACGCCGTCCGGCAATACATCGAAACCTCGTATGGCCCGAAATACCTGCCCGATAATCCAAATCGCTACGGCAGCGCCGCGGGGGCCCAGGAGGCGCACGAAGCCATCCGTCCGACCGACGTGACCCGTACCCCGGAATGGATGCGCGGTCACCTGAATGACGACCAGCTCAAACTGTATACATTGATATGGAAGCGGTTCGTGGCCTGCCAGATGGCCCCCGCCGAATGGGACACCACGTCCGTGCAGATCACCGCGCCGACCGCACAGGGGACTGCGGTCATGAAGGCGTCCGGTCGCGTGCTGGTGTTCGAAGGATTCTACAAGGTAATGGGCGTGCCGGAGGGCGATCCCATCCTCCCGGCACTCAAGGAGGGTCAGACCGTCGCGCCGCTGGAACTGACTCCGGCGCAGAAGTACACCAGCCCGCCGCCGCGATTCAGCGAAGCCTCCCTGGTGAAGGAACTGGAAGCCCAGGGCATCGGCCGCCCCAGCACCTACGCCTCGATCATCGACACCATCCAATCGCGGGGCTACGTCGAACAGCTCGACCGCCGCTTCCACCCCACGGCCCGCGGCGAGATCGTCACCACCAAGCTGATCGAGCATTTCCCCAAAGTGATGGACGTGCAGTTCACCAACTTCATGGAAGGCGAGCTGGACAAGATCGAAGAGGCGCACCTCGACTGGGTCCACGTCCTCCACGAGTTCTACGACCCCTTCAAGGAAGCCCTGGCCAGGGCCCACGAAGACATGGACGCCGTCCGCGCCGAGCCCAGCGAATACACCTGCGATCAGTGCGGCAAGCCGATGGTCTATCGCCTCGGCAAGAACGGTCGCTTCCTCTCCTGCACGGGCTATCCCGAGTGCATGAATACCAAGAACGTAGACCGCGAAGGCAAAATGATCGAGCCGGTCATCGGGGCCGAGCCGTGCGAGCTCTGCGGCAAGCAGATGACAATGCGGATGAGCAAGCGCGGTCCGTTTCTGGGTTGCACCGGCTATCCGGACTGCACCAACACCAAGCCGTGCGACGAGCGCGGCGTGGCGCTGAAGAAGGTAAAGGCCGAGGACGTCCACCAGGAATGTCCCGAGTGCAAAGCCCCGATGGGCGTCAAGTTCGCCCGCGGCCGGTCATTCCTCGGCTGCTCGCGCTATCCGGAGTGCAAGGCGACCGCGCCGATGCCCGAGGGCGTCTATGTCGAGAAGCCCAAGCCGGAGCAGGCGGGCGCGCGCTGCGACAAGTGCGGACGGGCGATGGTCATCCGCAAGAGCCGCCGGGGGCCGTTCCTGTCCTGCTCGGGCTTCCCGCGCTGCCGCAACGCCATGCCGATGGAAAAGCTGGAGCACCTCCGCGAGCGCGAAGCGGCGGGAGAGATCCCCGACGCCCCGGTCGAAGTCGCCGGCGCCAACGGCCGCGCCAAGAGCGGAAAGGTCCGCGGCAAAGTCAAACGGCTCTCCAAAGAAGAAATCGCCGCGCTGGGCTCCCCGCCGTCAGGCTTCGCCTGGACGCTGACGGGCCGGCCGGTCGTGGAGAAATGGCCGAAAGATGCCCTCAAATGCTTTTCATGCAGCGGCGAAATGACGCTCCGCAACGGTCGCTTCGGCCCGTTCTACAGTTGCGCGAAGTGCAAAGCCGTCGCCAACCTCCGCGGCGACGCCAAGAAAAAGGCCGAGGAGGTCATGCCCTCCGAGCCGAAGGTCAAGCCGATCGAGACCGACGTCAAATGTCCGGAGTGCAACTCGAAAATGCTCCTCCGCATGGGCCGCACCGGCCGCTTCCTCGCGTGCAGCGCCTATCCCAAGTGCAAGAAAACGATGGAAGCCCCGCCCGGCCTCCTCCGCGAAGTCGGCGCCGAACTCGCCGGCGTGTAG
- a CDS encoding zinc-dependent metalloprotease: MSHKSNIRLSSLIPAFMASFLVAALAIADPGEPEGDEAPKGKAARPTADKPKPDFPPFDEVMKDYTEVPTAESPFFPLWYNKKTDSLRAQIPASLIGQKFLVATSMAGGPIATGFQIDHFLAYFDRMDKSLVLMRVDPRYVEGSGDQPLSDVIKRSYGGDDILRTVSIVTMKDGDSIIDLDGLFKADFAGIGEWGLGTVNSQLSKWAKYKAFPQNVELTVDLALMRSGRGGGGSGRRNLFHYSISKIPESSQAYKPRLADDRIGYFMTVRKDWTKEHNARTLFNRYINRWHLEKRDPTAKLSAPKNPIIWYIEKTVPLKYRRWVKEGILEWNKGFEKCGFLDAIEVKQQEDYDRETKDLDPEDVRYNFFRWIVTGVGFAMGPSRDHPLTGQIFDADIVFDDSMVRFYVSDYAQFTGGEESWTPYDPIVESFFNAHPEWRYRSPWQNLLPAVTLRDDPDAEFRRNLMKHMYRNGRPMCECASGMAKQVQFARVALEAQGLGRDNEEFIGQLIKEIVMHEVGHCLGLRHNFKASTWLPMKEIEDHDLPGDASVGSVMDYNPPIISPRGQKQGSFTTRSIGPYDYWAIEYGYRPVGAGDKGEDEMLASIATRCSEAGLDYATDEDTMWFLSPDPYSNRFDMGRDITDYAERQVKLADGLLADIQKWAIKDGQSYTRLRNAFRRILAERANVTEYVARFVGGQVLRRDHRGDPDERAPIEVVSAAKQREAMKFVCDYVFSEDAYRIDPKLLAHLAPGRFWHWDSDDFDFRVDFNIHDFVSSAQYYCLLTLMNPFTIGRIHDNQVKFDDDEEVYTLYEHLSGLNDAIWSELADNDREGSEKKPFVNSFRRNLQRTHLNMMLNLVLSQPGRIVPADAAAISRLCVDRLSKKIDKTMKEREVDATTLAHLTDVKKRIDKALDAEYSLNSGVSGGGFIGFMRPTGTPDTDACPETVPVLPER; the protein is encoded by the coding sequence ATGTCGCACAAGTCGAACATCCGTCTGAGTTCCTTGATTCCAGCATTCATGGCGTCCTTCCTGGTCGCTGCTTTGGCGATTGCCGATCCGGGCGAGCCCGAAGGCGACGAGGCCCCAAAGGGCAAGGCGGCGCGGCCGACCGCGGACAAGCCCAAGCCCGATTTCCCGCCGTTTGACGAAGTCATGAAGGACTACACGGAAGTCCCGACGGCCGAGTCGCCTTTCTTCCCGCTGTGGTACAACAAGAAGACGGACTCCCTGCGGGCGCAGATCCCCGCCAGCCTCATCGGCCAGAAATTTCTCGTCGCGACCAGCATGGCCGGCGGGCCCATCGCCACGGGCTTCCAGATTGACCATTTTCTGGCGTACTTCGATCGGATGGACAAGTCCCTCGTCTTGATGCGGGTTGATCCGCGCTATGTCGAGGGTTCGGGCGACCAGCCTTTGTCCGACGTGATCAAGCGCAGCTACGGCGGCGACGACATCCTTCGCACCGTTTCGATCGTCACCATGAAAGATGGCGATTCCATCATCGACCTGGACGGGCTGTTCAAGGCCGACTTCGCAGGGATCGGCGAGTGGGGCCTGGGCACCGTCAACAGCCAGCTTTCCAAGTGGGCCAAGTACAAGGCCTTTCCGCAGAACGTCGAATTGACCGTTGATCTGGCTTTGATGCGGAGCGGCCGCGGCGGCGGCGGTTCGGGCCGACGCAATCTCTTCCACTACAGCATCTCGAAGATCCCCGAATCCAGCCAGGCGTACAAACCGCGGCTGGCAGACGATCGCATCGGGTACTTCATGACGGTGCGGAAGGACTGGACCAAGGAGCACAACGCGCGGACGCTATTTAACCGCTACATCAACCGCTGGCATCTGGAAAAGCGCGACCCGACCGCCAAACTCTCCGCCCCGAAGAACCCGATCATCTGGTACATCGAAAAGACGGTGCCGCTTAAGTATCGGCGCTGGGTGAAGGAGGGAATCCTGGAGTGGAACAAGGGCTTCGAGAAGTGCGGCTTCCTGGACGCCATCGAGGTGAAGCAACAGGAAGACTATGACCGGGAGACAAAAGACCTTGACCCCGAGGACGTGCGTTACAATTTCTTCCGCTGGATCGTCACCGGCGTGGGCTTTGCCATGGGCCCGTCGCGCGATCACCCGCTGACGGGGCAGATTTTTGACGCGGACATCGTGTTCGACGATTCGATGGTTCGCTTTTACGTCTCCGACTACGCGCAATTCACGGGCGGCGAAGAATCGTGGACGCCGTACGACCCGATCGTCGAGTCCTTCTTCAACGCCCATCCCGAATGGCGATACCGCTCGCCGTGGCAGAACCTCCTGCCCGCTGTAACACTGCGCGACGATCCCGACGCAGAGTTTCGCCGCAATCTGATGAAGCACATGTATCGCAACGGCCGGCCGATGTGCGAGTGCGCCTCGGGCATGGCCAAGCAGGTGCAGTTCGCGCGGGTCGCTCTCGAAGCTCAGGGACTGGGCCGCGACAACGAGGAGTTCATCGGCCAGCTCATCAAGGAAATCGTCATGCACGAGGTCGGGCACTGCCTCGGGCTGCGCCACAACTTCAAGGCGTCGACCTGGCTGCCCATGAAGGAGATTGAAGACCACGATCTTCCCGGCGACGCGAGCGTCGGGTCGGTCATGGATTACAACCCGCCGATCATCAGCCCCCGCGGCCAGAAGCAGGGCTCGTTCACCACGCGCTCGATCGGCCCGTATGACTATTGGGCGATTGAATACGGCTATCGCCCCGTCGGCGCCGGCGACAAGGGCGAGGATGAAATGCTGGCGTCCATCGCCACACGCTGTTCGGAGGCCGGGCTGGACTACGCGACGGATGAGGACACGATGTGGTTCCTCTCGCCGGACCCGTATTCCAACCGCTTTGACATGGGCCGCGACATCACCGATTACGCCGAGCGGCAGGTTAAGCTGGCCGACGGTCTGCTGGCCGACATTCAGAAATGGGCCATCAAAGATGGCCAGTCGTACACGCGGTTGCGCAACGCCTTCCGCCGCATCCTCGCCGAACGGGCCAATGTGACGGAATATGTCGCGCGGTTTGTTGGTGGGCAGGTGCTGCGCCGCGATCACCGGGGCGATCCGGACGAGCGAGCGCCTATTGAGGTGGTGTCAGCGGCCAAGCAGCGCGAGGCCATGAAATTCGTGTGCGATTACGTCTTTAGCGAAGACGCGTACCGGATCGATCCGAAGCTGCTGGCACACCTGGCCCCGGGCCGGTTCTGGCACTGGGACTCGGACGATTTTGATTTTCGCGTGGACTTTAATATCCACGACTTTGTTTCCAGCGCGCAGTACTACTGCCTGCTGACGCTGATGAACCCGTTCACCATCGGGCGGATTCACGACAATCAGGTGAAGTTTGATGACGACGAGGAAGTGTACACGCTGTACGAACACCTCAGCGGCCTGAACGACGCGATCTGGTCGGAGCTGGCCGACAACGATCGCGAAGGGAGCGAAAAGAAGCCGTTCGTGAACAGCTTCCGGCGCAATCTTCAGCGGACGCATTTGAACATGATGCTCAATCTCGTGCTGTCGCAGCCGGGCCGAATCGTCCCCGCGGACGCAGCGGCGATCTCCCGGCTCTGCGTCGATCGGCTGTCCAAGAAAATTGACAAGACGATGAAGGAGCGAGAGGTCGACGCCACGACGCTGGCGCACTTGACCGACGTCAAGAAGCGGATCGACAAGGCCCTCGATGCGGAGTATTCGTTGAACTCCGGCGTTTCCGGCGGCGGGTTCATTGGGTTTATGAGGCCGACGGGAACCCCGGATACGGACGCCTGCCCGGAGACGGTGCCCGTGCTTCCCGAGCGGTAA
- a CDS encoding M12 family metallo-peptidase produces the protein MRYITANGPRRFLVVLTAAIPLFLAADDSAAEPRDASFRTSAVDTNVQRIEIDAANFGDLKSGPPIRRLAWPMPNGQIAQLAVERFSVIGPSFRLVEATPQGETPLPVPDVVIFRGQIENERETHVFLALCANGTGNGYIDRSGERFFIATARDTAGRIAPGALTIHRAPKVQDEPGAGIACGVELSHNRRHKGAAPRGGTVTDQGARMAKLAIDADQAFVQLFPDSAAAGAYAVQLAAATADIYERDLNLRLRLDFVRLWPAGGAPFAATDLSGFADYWINNENPDLYNFVHLYSGSRATSYAGIAYVGGTCSAGRTYGISAFLNGTFPPSVGPPDLDNWDVIVTTHEMGHNAGTFHTHDGYSPTIDDCGNGVPSRGTIMSYCHTHPGGVLNIDMWMHREVEDVIEADFQFGGCFEYDCNGNNVADATDIADLTSDDVNSDGIPDECQDCNSNTILDPIEIIGGAADVNGNGIPDSCEPDCNFNGVPDPYECDLDPIIDQDGNNTPDECQADCNNNTVPDFLDVRPAGGFADLDRNNVPDVCQDCDNNGVTDWLDMGRGENLYVAAQSDYVREYFATSGYPIQNLAAGVVVDPHDCVFGADRQLYVASYTNDRIVRINVDTGATSIFVASGSGGLDGPASLVFGPNGNLFVASRLTSSVIQYNGATGALVGTFVTAGLGGLSQPYGLTFGPNGNLFVTSGNHTVIQYNGATGALVGTFVTAGSGSLSGPRGLTFLPNGDLVVASFSNSRLLRYNGATGASLGQFNNGPTMEGAWGVRVGPDGNVYAVRSTGTIRVQEYTVSGLYLRSFVRADPPLISPTGLAFRPGRLNDCNNNLVLDACEAPIVTLTPTTLSSTVVNRTYSKTITASGGTGDYNFVVTAGALPAGLTLSPTGVLSGTSTSGGTYNFTITAMDTGGCTGSRAYTIVVRVKALEPI, from the coding sequence ATGCGTTACATCACAGCGAATGGACCCCGCCGGTTTCTAGTCGTCCTGACAGCAGCAATTCCGCTTTTTCTCGCAGCCGATGACTCGGCCGCGGAGCCGCGCGACGCCTCTTTTCGCACTTCCGCCGTGGACACGAACGTCCAGCGAATCGAAATCGATGCCGCGAACTTCGGCGATCTGAAGTCCGGCCCACCGATACGACGGCTCGCCTGGCCGATGCCAAACGGTCAGATCGCGCAACTGGCGGTCGAGCGATTCAGCGTGATCGGACCCTCTTTTCGATTGGTCGAGGCGACGCCGCAGGGCGAGACGCCTTTGCCCGTCCCGGACGTAGTCATCTTCCGCGGTCAGATTGAGAACGAGCGCGAGACGCACGTGTTCCTCGCGCTTTGCGCCAATGGCACGGGCAACGGCTACATCGATCGGAGCGGCGAGCGGTTTTTCATCGCGACCGCCCGCGACACGGCGGGCCGAATTGCGCCCGGCGCGCTGACGATCCACCGGGCCCCGAAGGTACAGGATGAGCCGGGGGCGGGCATCGCCTGCGGCGTCGAACTCTCGCACAATCGACGGCACAAGGGGGCAGCGCCCCGCGGCGGAACCGTGACCGACCAGGGCGCCCGGATGGCCAAGCTGGCGATCGATGCCGATCAGGCGTTCGTTCAGCTATTTCCCGACAGCGCCGCGGCCGGAGCGTACGCCGTTCAGCTTGCCGCGGCGACGGCCGACATCTATGAGCGCGATCTGAACCTCCGCCTCCGGCTCGATTTTGTCCGGCTGTGGCCGGCGGGCGGCGCGCCCTTCGCGGCCACGGATCTCAGCGGTTTCGCGGATTATTGGATCAATAACGAGAACCCCGACCTCTACAATTTTGTCCACCTGTACAGTGGCAGTCGCGCCACGAGCTATGCCGGTATCGCGTACGTCGGGGGGACTTGCAGCGCGGGCCGAACCTACGGCATCAGCGCGTTTTTGAACGGCACGTTTCCTCCGTCGGTGGGCCCGCCCGATCTGGACAACTGGGACGTCATCGTCACCACGCACGAGATGGGGCACAACGCGGGGACTTTTCATACTCATGACGGCTATTCGCCGACCATCGATGACTGCGGCAATGGCGTCCCTTCGCGCGGCACCATCATGAGCTATTGCCACACGCACCCCGGCGGCGTGCTCAATATTGACATGTGGATGCACCGGGAAGTCGAGGACGTGATCGAGGCGGATTTCCAGTTCGGCGGGTGCTTCGAGTACGACTGCAACGGCAACAACGTGGCCGACGCTACCGACATTGCCGATCTCACGAGCGACGACGTAAATTCGGACGGCATCCCCGACGAGTGCCAGGACTGCAATTCCAACACCATTCTGGACCCCATCGAGATCATCGGCGGCGCGGCGGACGTCAATGGCAACGGCATCCCCGACTCCTGCGAGCCGGACTGCAATTTCAACGGCGTGCCCGATCCCTACGAATGTGACCTCGACCCCATTATCGACCAGGATGGCAACAACACGCCCGACGAATGCCAGGCGGATTGCAACAATAATACGGTGCCCGACTTTCTCGACGTTCGCCCCGCCGGCGGTTTCGCAGACCTGGACCGCAACAATGTCCCCGACGTCTGCCAGGATTGCGACAACAACGGCGTGACCGACTGGCTCGACATGGGCCGGGGCGAAAATCTGTACGTCGCCGCGCAGTCCGACTACGTTCGTGAGTATTTCGCTACCAGCGGCTATCCCATCCAAAACCTCGCGGCCGGCGTCGTCGTCGATCCGCATGACTGCGTATTTGGCGCGGATCGCCAGCTTTACGTGGCCAGCTACACCAACGACCGCATCGTGCGGATCAATGTCGATACCGGCGCGACATCAATCTTCGTCGCTTCGGGCAGCGGCGGCCTGGACGGTCCCGCCTCGCTCGTCTTCGGTCCCAATGGAAATCTCTTCGTCGCCAGCCGCCTGACCTCCAGCGTCATTCAGTACAACGGCGCGACCGGGGCGCTCGTCGGGACCTTTGTGACCGCCGGCCTGGGCGGTCTGAGCCAGCCCTACGGCCTGACCTTCGGTCCGAACGGCAATCTCTTCGTCACCAGCGGCAACCACACCGTGATCCAGTACAACGGGGCAACCGGCGCGCTGGTTGGCACGTTCGTCACGGCGGGCAGCGGGAGTCTGTCCGGGCCGCGCGGTCTGACCTTCCTGCCCAACGGCGATCTGGTTGTGGCCAGTTTCTCGAATTCGCGGCTGCTACGCTACAACGGCGCGACCGGCGCGTCGCTCGGTCAGTTCAACAACGGTCCAACGATGGAAGGGGCTTGGGGCGTACGCGTCGGTCCGGATGGCAATGTGTACGCGGTCCGCAGCACCGGGACGATCCGGGTTCAGGAATACACGGTCTCGGGGCTGTACCTCCGCTCGTTCGTCCGCGCTGATCCGCCGCTGATCTCACCGACGGGACTGGCCTTTCGGCCGGGCCGCCTGAACGACTGCAACAACAACCTGGTCCTGGACGCCTGTGAGGCGCCCATTGTCACGCTGACCCCGACGACTTTGTCCTCGACCGTTGTCAATCGGACGTACAGCAAGACGATCACCGCCAGCGGTGGGACCGGCGACTACAACTTTGTCGTAACCGCCGGCGCGCTTCCTGCGGGTCTGACCCTGTCGCCGACCGGCGTTCTGTCGGGGACGAGCACGTCCGGGGGAACCTACAACTTCACCATAACGGCCATGGATACGGGGGGCTGCACAGGCAGTCGTGCGTACACGATCGTCGTGCGGGTGAAGGCGCTCGAACCCATTTAA